From a single Populus trichocarpa isolate Nisqually-1 chromosome 17, P.trichocarpa_v4.1, whole genome shotgun sequence genomic region:
- the LOC18106806 gene encoding uncharacterized protein LOC18106806 yields the protein MGVDYYKVLQVDKTAKDDDLKKAYRKLAMKWHPDKNPNNKKEAEAKFKQISEAYDVLSDPQKRAVYDQYGEEGLKGQVPPPGAGGAGPGASFFSTGDGPTSFRFNPRNADDIFAEFFGFSHPFGGMGGGGGGGVGGMRGARFPGGMFGEDIFKSYGEGGGSMHQGVPRKAAPVENKLRCSLEELYKGASKRMKISREIVDPSGKPEQVEEILTIDIKPGWKKGTKITFPEKGNEMPNVIPADVVFIIDEKPHPIFSRDGNDLILTQKISLAEALTGYTVNLTTLDGRNLTIPINTVIHPNYEEVVPKEGMPIPKDPTKRGNLRIKFSVKFPTRLTAEQKAGIKTLMGP from the exons ATGGGAGTGGATTACTACAAGGTATTGCAAGTTGATAAGACTGCAAAAGATGATGATTTGAAGAAAGCTTATAGGAAATTAGCCATGAAGTGGCATCCTGATAAGAAccctaataacaaaaaagaagctGAGGCTAAGTTCAAGCAAATCTCTGAAGCCTATGAT gTTCTTAGCGATCCACAGAAAAGAGCAGTGTATGACCAATATGGTGAAGAGGGTTTAAAGGGTCAAGTACCACCACCTGGTGCTGGTGGTGCTGGTCCTGGAGCTTCATTCTTTTCTACTGGAGATGGACCCACATCGTTTCGGTTCAATCCTCGAAATGCTGATGATATTTTTGCtgaattttttgggttttctcaTCCGTTTGGAGGGAtgggaggaggtggtggtggtggtgttggagGCATGAGAGGAGCAAGGTTTCCTGGTGGGATGTTTGGTGAAGATATCTTCAAGTCCTATGGTGAAGGTGGAGGATCAATGCATCAAGGTGTTCCTAGAAAGGCTGCTCCAGTTGAGAATAAGCTGCGATGTAGTCTTGAAGAGCTTTATAAGGGAGCTAGCAAGAGAATGAAGATATCCAGGGAGATTGTTGATCCAAGTGG CAAGCCTGAGCAAGTGGAGGAGATCCTAACCATTGACATAAAGCCAGGTTGGAAGAAAGGCACAAAGATCACCTTCCCTGAGAAAGGGAATGAAATGCCAAATGTTATACCGGCAGATGTAGTCttcattattgatgaaaaaccCCACCCCATATTCAGTCGTGATGGAAACGACTTGATCCTCACACAGAAGATTTCCTTAGCTGAAGCCTTGACAGGTTACACTGTCAATCTCACAACCTTAGACGGAAGGAACTTGACCATTCCTATCAACACCGTGATTCATCCAAACTATGAGGAGGTTGTTCCGAAGGAAGGGATGCCAATCCCAAAAGATCCCACAAAGAGAGGAAATTTGAGAATCAAGTTTAGCGTCAAGTTTCCAACAAGGCTAACTGCAGAGCAGAAGGCAGGAATCAAAACTCTCATGGGACCTTGA